The following proteins are encoded in a genomic region of Primulina huaijiensis isolate GDHJ02 chromosome 3, ASM1229523v2, whole genome shotgun sequence:
- the LOC140973797 gene encoding F-box protein At4g00755-like — MWIIRNKADEMDGGVDFIQRLELDMCIKILGYLEDPSDLVRVCAVSSSWREFVISNGLCKEICQRMFPETSYFDHIVEIRNMFEPTETKRDDSAEWACLEREHRAYASLSQCLTSSTRKNCVLDAICASSTDNYPEESIKNTLEPSDRVNQRASYWSSKGQTDPTVSETLIYELAANLCLITEVQVHPFQAYFQFGFPIYSSRAVRFHVGHPKVPLEFDNDDRDHFLDVQEFSDDKFVWTHSSPEFPMAQENQLQTFKLPEPVFAIGGILKVELLGRVQTQETDGQYYICITNVQVVGIPLSPAFDIEVLDEHQKCTLNYYPGSVNLLLPPKSLELQSSSSPSRFHKFSSSLRTWEQMILNTFRAAGPLIVDDGDSDNEYLD; from the exons atgTGGATAATAAGAAATAAAGCAGATGAAATGGATGGCGGCGTGGATTTTATCCAGAGGCTTGAGCTGGATATGTGTATAAAGATTCTGGGGTATTTGGAGGACCCTTCCGATCTTGTTCGCGTGTGTGCTGTTTCAAGTTCTTGGCGAGAATTTG TAATCTCAAATGGGCTTTGTAAGGAGATTTGTCAAAGAATGTTCCCTGAGACCTCCTACTTCGATCACATTGTTGAAATTAGAAACATGTTTGAACCTACGGAAACTAAGAGAGATGATTCTGCTGAATGGGCTTGTCTTGAGAGGGAACATAGAGCATATGCATCCTTGAGTCAATGTCTTACCTCGTCGACGAGAAAAAATTGCGTATTAGATGCTATTTGTGCATCCAGCACGGATAATTACCCTGAAGAAAGCATCAAGAATACTTTGGAGCCGAGTGACAGGGTCAATCAAAGGGCTTCATATTGGTCAAGCAAGGGTCAAACTGATCCTACCGTATCTGAGACCTTGATATATGAGTTGGCTGCTAACTTGTGTTTGATCACTGAAGTTCAAGTCCATCCATTCCAAG CATATTTTCAGTTCGGCTTCCCCATATATTCATCGAGGGCCGTGAGGTTTCATGTGGGCCATCCTAAGGTTCCATTGGAATTCGACAATGATGATAGAGATCACTTTCTTGATGTTCAAGAATTTTCCGACGACAAGTTTGTATGGACACATTCTTCCCCTGAATTTCCAATGGCCCAG GAGAATCAATTGCAAACGTTTAAGCTCCCTGAACCTGTTTTTGCCATTGGTGGAATTCTGAAAGTAGAACTATTAGGCAGAGTTCAGACACAAGAAACGGATGGGCAATATTATATATG CATCACTAATGTGCAAGTTGTTGGTATACCACTCTCCCCTGCATTTGATATTGAGGTGCTCGACGAACACCAAAAATGCACATTGAATTACTATCCAGGATCTGTCAACCTTTTGTTACCTCCAAAATCTTTGGAGCTGCAGTCGAGCAGCAGCCCTTCTCGGTTTCACAAGTTCAGTTCAAGCTTGAGGACTTGGGAGCAAATGATACTCAACACGTTTCGTGCAGCTGGACCTTTGATTGTGGACGATGGTGATTCTGATAATGAGTATCTTGATTAG
- the LOC140972578 gene encoding F-box protein At4g00755-like, with the protein FTSFTRENSISDAICASSTDNYPEESIKNILESSDVVNRRASYWSSKGQTDPTIFCEGCLMINPLILSMEQKNQWQMFTLPEPVSTCGGILKVELLGRVQTNELDGLYYICITRASCWYTILTCI; encoded by the exons TTTACCTCTTTTACGAGAGAAAATAGCATATCAGACGCTATTTGTGCGTCAAGCACTGATAATTATCCTGAAGAAAGCATCAAGAATATTTTGGAGTCAAGTGACGTGGTCAATCGGAGGGCTTCATATTGGTCAAGCAAGGGTCAAACTGATCCTACCAT TTTTTGCGAGGGATGCCTAATGATCAATCCTCTCATTTTATCAATGGAACAGAAGAATCAATGGCAAATGTTTACGCTCCCTGAACCCGTTTCCACCTGTGGTGGAATCCTGAAAGTAGAGCTATTAGGCAGAGTTCAGACAAATGAATTGGATGGGCTATATTATATATG CATCACTCGTGCAAGCTGTTGGTATACGATTCTCACCTGCATTTAG
- the LOC140973798 gene encoding probable transcriptional regulator SLK2 encodes MAGEMAQSSLSSGIFFEGNGPSRVVGNSQLNSNSRNSLNALPGHAHGIMDQVSGDASKTFLNSVASSGPSVGASSLVTDANSGLSGGPHLQRSASINTESYLLLPASPMSFSSNNISISGSSVMDGSSTVQRSSNPDPGSQQAQQSHQHQGASSATYLPTSRMGQVQFPGGQRVPISFFQDPTNISQLLKKPRLDIKQEDILQQQVLQQLMHRQDPIQLQNPNTQMQALMQQQRLRQQQLLPSLSPMQRAQLLQQQQQQQLLLKHHLQQQGVQAASGIKRPYDGGVCSRRLMQYLYHQRQRPTENTIAYWRKFVAEYYSPRAKKRWCLSLYDNIRHLSPGVFPQAATDAWCCDICGSKSGRGFEATSEVLPRLNEIKFSSGVIDELLFLDFPRENRFPSGVMMLEYAKAVQESIYEQFRVVSEGQLRIVFTPDLKILSWEFCARKHEELIPRRLVAPQVNQLLQVAQKCHDTISESGPNGISPPDLQANSAMIVTAGRQLARSLELQSLNDLGFSKRYVRCLQIAEVVNSMKDLMGFCREQKVGAIEGLKNFPRGAILSNVQLQEVERMGGLQDMPTDNNLMVLHAGINGVANNHPHMVGNRALSVSEQAALASSNYQNLLMRQNSINSIHNSMQLEGSSPFSISSQPSSSMTPKPSNIMLGSLQSPPVGGLLSSQVPQQGSSLQQQMFQQLLQDLNNNKNNKSAVVHPPSRSNSFRDASNGESFASVHNVGFGQTASESPQNLHSSTGIVQDITPEFSLNDFFNSDLDDNMNFSWKV; translated from the exons ATGGCTGGAGAAATGGCTCAATCATCATTGAGTTCTGGTATATTTTTTGAAGGAAATGGGCCATCCCGGGTTGTTGGAAATTCTCAGTTGAATTCAAATTCTAGGAACTCGTTGAATGCATTACCTGGACATGCACATGGAATCATGGACCAGGTTTCCGGTGATGCTAGCAAAACATTTCTGAACAGTGTGGCAAGTTCTGGACCCAGTGTTGGTGCTAGTTCTCTGGTCACTGATGCAAACTCAGGACTCTCAGGAGGACCCCATCTTCAGAGAAGTGCTAGTATTAACACAGAATCTTACTTGCTCTTGCCAGCCTCACCGATGTCATTCTCTTCTAATAACATTAGCATTTCTGGCTCATCTGTCATGGATGGATCCTCAACGGTGCAGCGAAGCTCCAATCCAGATCCTGGTTCACAACAAGCCCAACAAAGTCATCAGCATCAGGGGGCATCAAGTGCCACATATTTGCCTACGTCACGTATGGGTCAGGTTCAGTTCCCTGGTGGTCAGAGGGTTCCTATTTCTTTTTTCCAGGACCCTACTAATATATCTCAGCTGCTAAAGAAACCCCGTTTGGATATCAAGCAGGAAGATATTTTGCAACAGCAAGTTTTACAACAGTTGATGCATAGACAAGATCCCATCCAGTTACAGAACCCAAACACCCAAATGCAAGCTCTGATGCAGCAACAGAGGCTAAGACAACAACAGCTCTTACCATCTTTGTCCCCAATGCAGAGGGCTCAGTTATTACAAcagcagcaacagcagcagttgcttttaaaacatcatctTCAACAACAGGGAGTACAGGCTGCATCTGGAATTAAGCGTCCCTATGACGGTGGTGTATGCTCACGTCGACTAATGCAGTACTTGTATCATCAGAGACAGCGACCAACA GAAAACACTATTGCATATTGGAGAAAATTTGTGGCTGAGTACTACTCTCCACGAGCTAAAAAGAGGTGGTGTCTGTCCCTATATGATAACATCAGGCATCTTTCACCCGGTGTGTTCCCCCAGGCAGCAACG GATGCATGGTGTTGTGACATTTGTGGTTCAAAATCTGGAAGGGGATTCG AAGCAACTTCTGAAGTGCTCCCTAGactcaatgaaataaaatttagtaGTGGTGTTATAGACGAACTTCTGTTTCTGGACTTCCCTCGTGAAAATAGATTTCCTTCTGGAGTGATGATGCTGGAGTATGCAAAGGCAGTTCAAGAAAGTATATACGAACAATTCCGTGTGGTTTCTGAGGGTCAGCTTCGAATTGTCTTCACACCTGATTTAAAG ATTTTGTCTTGGGAATTTTGTGCACGTAAACACGAAGAACTCATTCCTCGTAGATTAGTTGCCCCTCAG GTGAATCAACTGCTTCAGGTTGCACAGAAATGCCACGATACAATATCTGAAAGTGGACCCAATGGCATTTCTCCACCAGATTTACAGGCAAACAGTGCTAT GATTGTCACAGCTGGGCGTCAGCTTGCTAGAAGTTTGGAGTTGCAGTCATTAAATGATTTGGGATTTTCGAAAAGATATGTTCGGTGCCTGCAG ATTGCAGAGGTTGTCAATAGCATGAAAGACCTGATGGGATTTTGCAGAGAACAAAAAGTCGGGGCTATTG AGGGCTTGAAAAACTTTCCTCGCGGTGCCATTTTATCCAATGTCCAGTTGCAAGAAGTAGAGCGGATGGGAGGTCTGCAGGATATGCCAACTGATAATAATCTAATGGTATTGCATGCTGGGATCAACGGTGTAGCTAATAACCATCCGCATATGGTTGGCAACAGAGCTTTGAGTGTCTCGGAACAAGCTGCTCTTGCATCAAGTAACTACCAAAATCTGCTTATGAGGCAGAATTCAATAAACTCCATCCATAATTCAATGCAATTAGAAGGATCTTCTCCTTTCAGCATTTCCAGTCAACCTTCATCTTCAATGACTCCAAAGCCGTCCAATATTATGCTAGGAAGCTTGCAGAGTCCACCGGTAGGTGGCCTTTTAAGCAGCCAAGTGCCACAGCAAGGCAGTTCATTGCAACAGCAAATGTTCCAGCAATTGCTTCAAGATTTGAACAATAACAAGAACAATAAGAGTGCAGTGGTACACCCACCGAGCAGAAGCAATAGTTTTAGAGATGCTTCAAATGGTGAATCTTTCGCTTCAGTTCACAATGTTGGATTCGGCCAAACAGCATCCGAATCGCCACAGAATCTTCATTCATCCACCGGGATCGTTCAAGATATCACCCCCGAGTTTTCACTAAATGACTTTTTTAACAGTGATCTTGATGACAACATGAACTTCAGCTGGAAGGTCTGA
- the LOC140973799 gene encoding protein DETOXIFICATION 49-like isoform X1 translates to MCIKCNNPSDHRDSDMFTSLIPKTPTLIQPTQKPHKPTSHLSLLLQESVSIARIALPMILTGLLLYSRSIISMLFLGRLGDLALAGGSLAVGFANITGYSVLSGLAMGMEPICGQAFGAKKYKLLGLSLQRTVLLLVFTSFPIAFLWLNMNRILLFCGQDESIAAQAQEYLFYSLPDLFAQAVLHPLRIYLRTQSITLPLTFCAAVSILLHVPINYLLVSKLELGIKGVAFAGVWTNINLVASLVVYIILSGVYKKTWEGVSMECLKGWKSLLNLAIPSCVSVCLEWWWYEIMILICGLLLNPKATVASMGILIQTTALIYIFPSSLSFSVSTRVGNEIGAGRPQKAKYAAIVGLSGGFLLGFIAFLFAVSVRNIWATMFTQDKEIIAMTSLVLPIIGFCELGNCPQTTGCGVLRGTARPKVGANINLGCFYLVGMPVAVGLAFFLRMDFQGLWFGLLAAQTSCMITMMVVLLLTDWEFEARKAEELTKEHRILDRNEKDDEKYVSDIAENKGDSQC, encoded by the coding sequence ATGTGCATCAAATGCAATAATCCCTCAGATCATCGAGATTCCGACATGTTCACTTCTTTGATCCCCAAAACCCCAACACTAATCCAACCCACACAGAAACCACACAAGCCCACCAGTCATCTCTCTCTCCTTCTTCAAGAATCCGTCTCCATAGCCAGAATAGCTCTCCCAATGATCCTAACAGGTCTGCTACTCTACTCCAGGTCCATTATCTCAATGCTTTTTCTCGGAAGATTAGGGGACTTAGCTTTAGCGGGCGGTTCTTTAGCAGTCGGGTTCGCTAACATTACCGGTTATTCTGTCCTCTCTGGTTTAGCCATGGGGATGGAACCCATTTGTGGACAAGCTTTTGGAGCCAAAAAGTACAAACTCCTAGGACTTTCTTTGCAAAGAACTGTACTTCTGCTTGTTTTCACTTCGTTTCCAATAGCCTTCCTGTGGTTAAACATGAATAGGATTCTTCTCTTCTGTGGGCAAGATGAATCCATTGCAGCACAAGCTCAAGAATATTTGTTCTATTCTTTGCCTGATCTGTTTGCTCAGGCTGTATTACATCCACTGAGAATCTACCTCAGAACTCAGTCCATAACTTTGCCGCTAACTTTCTGCGCAGCTGTTTCGATTCTTTTGCATGTACCTATTAACTATCTCCTCGTTTCAAAGCTCGAATTAGGTATAAAAGGAGTTGCATTTGCTGGGGTTTGGACAAATATAAACCTTGTTGCATCGTTAGTGGTCTATATAATACTATCTGGAGTGTATAAAAAAACTTGGGAAGGCGTATCGATGGAGTGTTTAAAGGGCTGGAAATCCCTTCTGAATCTAGCTATTCCAAGCTGTGTTTCAGTTTGTCTTGAATGGTGGTGGTATGAAATAATGATCTTGATTTGTGGGCTGCTGCTAAACCCAAAGGCAACAGTTGCATCAATGGGGATTCTGATTCAAACCACCGCATTAATCTACATATTCCCATCTTCTCTCAGTTTCAGCGTGTCAACTAGAGTGGGCAACGAGATAGGAGCCGGCAGGCCCCAGAAGGCGAAATACGCGGCCATTGTCGGTCTCTCCGGGGGATTCCTCCTGGGATTCATCGCCTTCTTGTTTGCAGTATCGGTTAGAAACATATGGGCCACGATGTTCACCCAAGATAAAGAGATAATAGCAATGACATCTCTGGTTTTGCCGATAATCGGGTTTTGCGAGCTGGGGAACTGCCCGCAGACTACGGGCTGCGGGGTTCTGAGAGGGACGGCCCGACCGAAAGTCGGAGCAAACATCAACTTGGGATGCTTCTATCTGGTGGGAATGCCGGTGGCTGTGGGGTTAGCTTTCTTCTTGAGAATGGACTTCCAGGGCCTATGGTTCGGGCTTTTGGCGGCCCAAACTTCATGTATGATAACAATGATGGTCGTTCTGCTGCTAACTGATTGGGAATTCGAGGCCCGAAAAGCAGAAGAATTGACCAAAGAACACAGAATTCTTGATCGAAACGAAAAAGATGATGAAAAATATGTATCAGATATAGCAGAAAACAAGGGAGATAGCCAATGTTAA
- the LOC140973799 gene encoding protein DETOXIFICATION 49-like isoform X2 has translation MCIKCNNPSDHRDSDMFTSLIPKTPTLIQPTQKPHKPTSHLSLLLQESVSIARIALPMILTGLLLYSRSIISMLFLGRLGDLALAGGSLAVGFANITGYSVLSGLAMGMEPICGQAFGAKKILLFCGQDESIAAQAQEYLFYSLPDLFAQAVLHPLRIYLRTQSITLPLTFCAAVSILLHVPINYLLVSKLELGIKGVAFAGVWTNINLVASLVVYIILSGVYKKTWEGVSMECLKGWKSLLNLAIPSCVSVCLEWWWYEIMILICGLLLNPKATVASMGILIQTTALIYIFPSSLSFSVSTRVGNEIGAGRPQKAKYAAIVGLSGGFLLGFIAFLFAVSVRNIWATMFTQDKEIIAMTSLVLPIIGFCELGNCPQTTGCGVLRGTARPKVGANINLGCFYLVGMPVAVGLAFFLRMDFQGLWFGLLAAQTSCMITMMVVLLLTDWEFEARKAEELTKEHRILDRNEKDDEKYVSDIAENKGDSQC, from the exons ATGTGCATCAAATGCAATAATCCCTCAGATCATCGAGATTCCGACATGTTCACTTCTTTGATCCCCAAAACCCCAACACTAATCCAACCCACACAGAAACCACACAAGCCCACCAGTCATCTCTCTCTCCTTCTTCAAGAATCCGTCTCCATAGCCAGAATAGCTCTCCCAATGATCCTAACAGGTCTGCTACTCTACTCCAGGTCCATTATCTCAATGCTTTTTCTCGGAAGATTAGGGGACTTAGCTTTAGCGGGCGGTTCTTTAGCAGTCGGGTTCGCTAACATTACCGGTTATTCTGTCCTCTCTGGTTTAGCCATGGGGATGGAACCCATTTGTGGACAAGCTTTTGGAGCCAAAAA GATTCTTCTCTTCTGTGGGCAAGATGAATCCATTGCAGCACAAGCTCAAGAATATTTGTTCTATTCTTTGCCTGATCTGTTTGCTCAGGCTGTATTACATCCACTGAGAATCTACCTCAGAACTCAGTCCATAACTTTGCCGCTAACTTTCTGCGCAGCTGTTTCGATTCTTTTGCATGTACCTATTAACTATCTCCTCGTTTCAAAGCTCGAATTAGGTATAAAAGGAGTTGCATTTGCTGGGGTTTGGACAAATATAAACCTTGTTGCATCGTTAGTGGTCTATATAATACTATCTGGAGTGTATAAAAAAACTTGGGAAGGCGTATCGATGGAGTGTTTAAAGGGCTGGAAATCCCTTCTGAATCTAGCTATTCCAAGCTGTGTTTCAGTTTGTCTTGAATGGTGGTGGTATGAAATAATGATCTTGATTTGTGGGCTGCTGCTAAACCCAAAGGCAACAGTTGCATCAATGGGGATTCTGATTCAAACCACCGCATTAATCTACATATTCCCATCTTCTCTCAGTTTCAGCGTGTCAACTAGAGTGGGCAACGAGATAGGAGCCGGCAGGCCCCAGAAGGCGAAATACGCGGCCATTGTCGGTCTCTCCGGGGGATTCCTCCTGGGATTCATCGCCTTCTTGTTTGCAGTATCGGTTAGAAACATATGGGCCACGATGTTCACCCAAGATAAAGAGATAATAGCAATGACATCTCTGGTTTTGCCGATAATCGGGTTTTGCGAGCTGGGGAACTGCCCGCAGACTACGGGCTGCGGGGTTCTGAGAGGGACGGCCCGACCGAAAGTCGGAGCAAACATCAACTTGGGATGCTTCTATCTGGTGGGAATGCCGGTGGCTGTGGGGTTAGCTTTCTTCTTGAGAATGGACTTCCAGGGCCTATGGTTCGGGCTTTTGGCGGCCCAAACTTCATGTATGATAACAATGATGGTCGTTCTGCTGCTAACTGATTGGGAATTCGAGGCCCGAAAAGCAGAAGAATTGACCAAAGAACACAGAATTCTTGATCGAAACGAAAAAGATGATGAAAAATATGTATCAGATATAGCAGAAAACAAGGGAGATAGCCAATGTTAA